From Streptomyces sp. NBC_00775, one genomic window encodes:
- a CDS encoding ABC transporter ATP-binding protein/permease, giving the protein MPELVLELNGRTWTLDASRPYTLGRDPQGDIVLDDARVSWRHATISWGGRSWVIEDHGSTNGTFVQGQRIHQMEIGPGSAVHLGNATDGPRLNLSGAAAAVAQPQQQPFAAQGASPGWAQQPTPQQQAPEQGWQQPQQAAQIPQQQGPGGGAGAPPVYGDRSPTTFHQFSLGRVMRIGRALENELVVSDLQVSRHHAEFHATPDGRFEIRDLGSHNGTYVNGMPIAKGGSALLGPNDIVGVGHSTFRLVGDRLEEFVDTGEVSFSARHLTVTVDGGKQILKDVSFGVPEKSLVAVIGPSGSGKSTLLKALTGYRPANQGDVLYDNRNLYKQFAELRQRIGLVPQDDILHKELTVKKALKYAAKLRFPADTTGEEREARIDEVLRELKLDIHKEKKVTSLSGGQRKRVSVALELLTKPSLIFLDEPTSGLDPGMDRDVMQLLRGLADDGRTVLVVTHSVAELAICDKLLVMAPGGSVAYFGPPEEALNFFGYETWADVFSAFENYRDYDWAGRWKGSQHYQMYAADIDAVAPQSANVPSQQAMKPRKPQGWGSQLATLISRYTSVIVSDRGFLGLMVILPAVLGVVSVLIPADFGLALGPRNGKPPFSNRDGSTILLILAVGACFAGAANSVRELIKERVIYERERATGLSRSAYLMSKVIVLGVITILQGGIIGAIGLFSLGAEKLPDEGLLLKSAPALELTLPIMALGFTSMMFGLVISSLVKTAEKTMPLLVMFAIVQVVFTGCLFQLYDKVGVEQLAWLMPSRWAVAAAGTTAQLNVLLPWQPGQPGDPLWDHELSQWFVDMGVLIGIGVICGFAVARLLRRHEPEVMRK; this is encoded by the coding sequence GTGCCGGAACTCGTACTGGAATTGAATGGACGGACCTGGACGCTCGATGCGTCCAGGCCATACACCCTCGGACGTGATCCGCAGGGGGACATCGTGCTCGACGACGCCAGGGTGTCCTGGCGTCACGCCACGATCAGCTGGGGCGGCCGCAGTTGGGTCATCGAGGACCACGGCAGCACCAACGGCACGTTCGTGCAGGGGCAGCGGATCCATCAGATGGAGATCGGCCCCGGCTCGGCTGTGCATCTGGGCAACGCGACCGACGGACCGCGCCTGAACCTGTCCGGCGCCGCGGCAGCGGTCGCGCAGCCCCAGCAGCAGCCGTTCGCGGCCCAGGGCGCGAGCCCCGGCTGGGCTCAGCAGCCGACGCCGCAGCAGCAGGCACCGGAGCAGGGCTGGCAGCAGCCGCAACAGGCCGCGCAGATCCCGCAGCAGCAGGGACCCGGTGGTGGCGCGGGGGCGCCGCCGGTCTACGGCGACCGCAGCCCCACCACGTTCCACCAGTTCTCGCTCGGCCGCGTGATGCGCATCGGCCGTGCGCTGGAGAACGAGCTGGTCGTCTCCGACCTGCAAGTCTCGCGCCACCACGCCGAGTTCCACGCGACGCCCGACGGCCGCTTCGAGATCCGCGACCTCGGCTCGCACAACGGCACGTACGTCAACGGTATGCCGATCGCCAAGGGCGGCTCCGCGCTGCTCGGCCCGAACGACATCGTCGGCGTCGGCCACTCGACGTTCCGCCTCGTCGGCGACCGCCTCGAGGAGTTCGTCGACACCGGTGAGGTCTCCTTCTCGGCCCGCCATCTGACGGTCACGGTCGACGGCGGCAAGCAGATCCTCAAGGACGTCTCCTTCGGCGTACCCGAGAAGTCGCTCGTCGCGGTCATCGGCCCGTCCGGCTCCGGCAAGTCGACGCTCCTGAAGGCGCTCACGGGCTACCGCCCCGCCAACCAGGGTGACGTCCTCTACGACAACCGGAACCTGTACAAGCAGTTCGCCGAGCTGCGTCAGCGCATCGGTCTGGTCCCGCAGGACGACATCCTGCACAAGGAACTGACCGTCAAGAAGGCCCTCAAGTACGCGGCCAAGCTGCGCTTCCCCGCGGACACCACGGGTGAGGAGCGCGAGGCCCGCATAGACGAGGTGCTGCGCGAGCTGAAGCTGGACATCCACAAGGAGAAGAAGGTCACCTCCCTCTCCGGTGGCCAGCGCAAGCGTGTCTCCGTGGCCCTGGAGCTGCTCACCAAGCCGTCGCTGATCTTCCTGGACGAGCCGACCTCCGGCCTCGACCCGGGCATGGACCGCGACGTCATGCAGCTGCTGCGCGGCCTCGCCGACGACGGCCGTACGGTCCTCGTCGTCACGCACTCGGTCGCCGAGCTGGCGATCTGCGACAAGCTCCTCGTGATGGCGCCCGGCGGCTCCGTCGCCTACTTCGGTCCGCCGGAGGAGGCGCTGAACTTCTTCGGCTACGAGACCTGGGCCGATGTCTTCTCCGCCTTCGAGAACTACCGCGACTACGACTGGGCGGGCCGCTGGAAGGGCTCGCAGCACTACCAGATGTACGCCGCGGACATCGACGCGGTGGCTCCGCAGTCGGCGAACGTGCCGTCGCAGCAGGCGATGAAGCCGCGCAAGCCGCAGGGCTGGGGTTCGCAGCTGGCCACTCTGATCAGCCGCTACACCTCAGTGATCGTGTCCGACCGGGGCTTCCTCGGCCTGATGGTGATCCTGCCCGCCGTCCTTGGTGTCGTGAGCGTGCTGATCCCCGCCGACTTCGGCCTCGCCCTCGGCCCGCGGAACGGCAAGCCGCCGTTCTCGAACAGGGACGGCAGCACGATCCTGCTGATCCTCGCGGTGGGTGCCTGTTTCGCCGGCGCGGCCAACTCGGTGCGTGAGCTGATCAAGGAACGGGTGATCTACGAACGGGAGCGGGCGACCGGCCTGTCCCGCTCGGCATACCTGATGTCCAAGGTCATCGTGCTCGGCGTGATCACGATCCTGCAGGGCGGCATCATCGGCGCCATCGGCCTGTTCTCGCTCGGCGCCGAGAAGCTGCCGGACGAGGGCCTGCTGCTGAAGAGCGCGCCCGCCCTCGAACTCACCCTGCCGATCATGGCGCTGGGCTTCACCTCGATGATGTTCGGCCTGGTCATCTCGTCCCTGGTGAAGACGGCCGAGAAGACGATGCCGCTGCTGGTGATGTTCGCGATCGTCCAGGTCGTGTTCACCGGCTGCCTCTTCCAGCTCTACGACAAGGTCGGCGTCGAGCAGCTGGCCTGGCTGATGCCCTCGCGCTGGGCGGTCGCCGCGGCGGGTACGACGGCACAGCTGAACGTCCTGCTGCCCTGGCAGCCCGGCCAGCCGGGGGACCCGCTGTGGGACCACGAGCTGAGCCAGTGGTTCGTCGACATGGGTGTGCTGATCGGCATCGGCGTGATCTGCGGCTTCGCGGTCGCGCGCCTGCTGCGCCGTCACGAGCCCGAGGTCATGCGCAAGTGA
- a CDS encoding transglycosylase SLT domain-containing protein, with product MSKNINTPGHSPKLTKTHKLSIAGVAALGAAALAFSVVPGNSQTTTTDAASSAQVAYSEQPIKDVKASVTDQLAGAALKDQAIAAKKAAEAAAKKKAADEAAKKKADAEAAAKKKAAEERAKAQAASRSAQRVTVQTVAVKTYANNLDGWIRQSLDIMAKNSIPGTYNGLYRNIMRESTGNPNAINGWDINAQNGTPSIGLLQVIQPTFTAYHVSGTSMNIYDPVANITAAANYAADKYGSIDNVNSAY from the coding sequence ATGTCCAAGAACATCAACACTCCTGGTCATAGTCCCAAGCTGACCAAGACCCACAAGCTTTCGATCGCCGGTGTCGCAGCCCTCGGTGCCGCCGCCCTCGCGTTCTCCGTGGTTCCGGGCAACTCCCAGACCACGACGACCGACGCCGCCTCCTCCGCTCAGGTCGCCTACAGCGAGCAGCCGATCAAGGACGTCAAGGCCAGCGTCACCGACCAGCTGGCCGGCGCCGCTCTGAAGGACCAGGCCATCGCGGCGAAGAAGGCCGCCGAGGCGGCCGCCAAGAAGAAGGCGGCTGACGAAGCCGCGAAGAAGAAGGCCGACGCCGAGGCCGCCGCGAAGAAGAAGGCCGCCGAGGAGCGCGCGAAGGCGCAGGCCGCGAGCCGCTCCGCGCAGCGCGTCACGGTACAGACCGTCGCCGTGAAGACGTACGCCAACAACCTCGACGGCTGGATCCGCCAGTCCCTCGACATCATGGCGAAGAACAGCATCCCGGGTACGTACAACGGCCTGTACCGCAACATCATGCGGGAGTCCACGGGCAACCCGAACGCCATCAACGGCTGGGACATCAACGCCCAGAACGGCACCCCGTCGATCGGTCTGCTCCAGGTCATCCAGCCGACGTTCACCGCGTACCACGTCTCCGGTACCTCGATGAACATCTACGACCCGGTCGCCAACATCACGGCCGCCGCCAACTACGCGGCCGACAAGTACGGCTCGATCGACAACGTCAACAGCGCGTACTGA
- a CDS encoding S-adenosylmethionine:tRNA ribosyltransferase-isomerase: protein MTTAVRVPEELSARVPAEQRGPGLDRDSVRLLVSRGTEVSHHEFVELPRQLKAGDLLVVNTSTTLAAALDGRVGHARVVVHFSTLGDDGRWAVELRDPDGTGTTRARAGGPAGTEVRLPGDVRLVLEEPLTSRSPRLWWGRVSDTDVLGLLRRHGRPIRYSYTKRDQPLSVYQTVFALPSADGAGSAEMPSAARPFTARLVAELVSRGVQFAPITLHTGVASAEAHEPPYPERYEVPEASARLINAAKAGGGRIIAVGTTAVRAVESATGPDGVVRAAKGWTDLVVTPERGVRVIDGLLTGLHEPEASHLLMLEAIAGGAAIDRSYDEALRELYLWHEFGDVHLILPDESPHSGHCSSNCW, encoded by the coding sequence ATGACGACCGCGGTGAGGGTTCCGGAGGAGTTGTCGGCGCGGGTGCCGGCCGAGCAGCGGGGGCCCGGGCTGGACCGGGATTCCGTACGGCTGCTCGTCTCGCGCGGTACAGAGGTGTCGCATCACGAGTTCGTGGAGCTGCCCCGGCAGCTGAAGGCGGGCGACCTGCTCGTCGTCAACACCTCCACCACCCTGGCGGCCGCCCTGGACGGACGCGTCGGGCACGCACGCGTGGTGGTGCATTTCTCCACGCTGGGCGATGACGGGCGGTGGGCGGTCGAGCTGCGGGATCCCGACGGCACGGGCACCACGCGTGCGCGTGCGGGCGGGCCCGCGGGGACGGAGGTGCGCCTGCCCGGGGACGTACGACTCGTCCTGGAGGAGCCTCTGACCTCGCGGAGCCCGCGGCTCTGGTGGGGACGGGTGTCGGACACGGACGTCCTGGGGCTGCTGCGGCGGCACGGGCGGCCCATTCGCTACTCCTATACAAAGAGGGACCAGCCGCTGTCCGTGTATCAGACGGTGTTCGCGCTGCCGTCCGCGGACGGCGCGGGCAGCGCGGAGATGCCGAGCGCGGCGCGCCCCTTCACCGCGCGCCTGGTGGCGGAGCTGGTGAGCCGGGGTGTGCAGTTCGCGCCGATCACCCTGCACACGGGGGTCGCGTCGGCGGAGGCCCATGAGCCGCCGTATCCGGAGCGGTACGAGGTGCCGGAGGCGTCCGCGCGGCTGATCAACGCGGCGAAGGCCGGAGGCGGCCGGATCATCGCGGTCGGTACGACGGCTGTGCGCGCCGTCGAGTCCGCTACGGGCCCCGACGGGGTGGTCCGGGCGGCGAAGGGCTGGACCGACCTCGTGGTGACCCCTGAGCGCGGTGTACGGGTCATCGACGGGCTGCTGACCGGGCTGCACGAGCCGGAGGCCTCGCATCTCCTGATGCTGGAGGCGATCGCGGGCGGGGCGGCGATAGACCGCAGCTACGACGAGGCGCTGCGTGAGCTCTACCTCTGGCATGAGTTCGGGGACGTGCACCTCATCCTTCCGGACGAGAGTCCTCACTCTGGGCATTGCTCCAGCAACTGTTGGTGA
- a CDS encoding SDR family NAD(P)-dependent oxidoreductase has translation MPVAIITGASKGLGRALGAALAERGWDLVLDARTAGALEETAVALSGYGTRVEALPGDVTDAGHRAELVAAARKLGGVDLLVNNASALGAEPLVRLEDLTLDGLRQALEVNVVAALGLIQEALPLLRAADAGAVIDISSDAAAEAYETWGGYGASKAALDHLSAVLGEEEPGLRVWAVDPGDMGTDLYAAAVPDDDDPRPTPDSVVPAFLRLLDERPASGRYAAPALLEER, from the coding sequence ATGCCGGTAGCGATCATCACGGGGGCTTCGAAGGGGCTGGGGCGGGCGCTCGGTGCGGCTCTGGCGGAGCGCGGCTGGGATCTGGTGCTCGACGCCAGAACGGCCGGGGCGCTGGAGGAGACGGCGGTGGCACTGTCCGGGTACGGGACGCGCGTGGAGGCGCTGCCCGGGGACGTCACGGACGCCGGGCATCGCGCCGAGCTGGTGGCTGCCGCCCGGAAGCTCGGCGGCGTCGACCTGCTGGTGAACAACGCGAGCGCGCTGGGCGCCGAGCCGCTGGTGCGTCTGGAGGACCTGACCCTGGACGGGCTCCGGCAGGCCCTGGAGGTCAATGTGGTCGCCGCGCTGGGCCTGATCCAGGAGGCGCTGCCGCTGCTGCGGGCCGCGGATGCGGGCGCGGTCATCGACATCAGTTCGGACGCCGCTGCCGAGGCGTACGAGACGTGGGGCGGCTACGGCGCGTCGAAGGCGGCGCTGGACCACCTCTCCGCGGTCCTCGGCGAGGAGGAGCCCGGCCTGCGCGTCTGGGCCGTCGACCCCGGGGACATGGGCACGGACCTGTACGCGGCGGCCGTACCGGACGACGACGATCCGCGGCCGACGCCGGACAGTGTGGTTCCGGCCTTTCTTCGCCTGCTCGACGAGCGGCCGGCCAGCGGTCGCTACGCGGCGCCGGCACTCCTGGAGGAGCGATGA
- a CDS encoding GAF domain-containing sensor histidine kinase: MSQGPRSGLYAVSSALLAMSRHLEVRDVLKTIVASARELLDAQYAALGVPDDHGGFAQFVVDGVSDAQWKAIGPLPRQHGILAAMLHEARPERLADVRTDPRFEGWPSAHPDMSDFLGLPIRDGDEVIGALFLANKNKSKNSAKPDGRCGFTEDDEELLTILAQHAAIALTNARLYERSRELTIAEERSRLAHELHDAVSQKLFSLRLTAQAAATLVDRDPARAKGELQQVAALAAEAADELRAAVVELRPTALDEDGLVATLRSHIQVLDRAHSARVTFSSRGVRALPAAQEEAMLRVAQEALHNALRHSGAARVDVTLEKRGPGAVLRITDDGSGFEPTAIRSAGRHLGLVSMRDRASGVGGTLTVESAPGKGTTIEMEVPGG; this comes from the coding sequence ATGAGTCAAGGACCCCGGTCGGGCCTGTACGCGGTGAGTTCCGCGCTGCTGGCCATGAGCAGGCACCTCGAAGTGCGCGACGTCCTCAAGACGATCGTCGCCTCGGCCCGCGAACTGCTGGACGCGCAGTACGCGGCGCTGGGCGTGCCCGACGACCACGGCGGCTTCGCCCAGTTCGTCGTCGACGGCGTCAGCGACGCGCAGTGGAAGGCCATCGGCCCGCTCCCGCGCCAGCACGGCATCCTCGCCGCGATGCTGCACGAGGCCCGCCCCGAGCGCCTCGCCGACGTGCGCACGGACCCCCGCTTCGAGGGCTGGCCCTCGGCTCACCCCGACATGTCGGACTTCCTGGGCCTGCCCATCCGCGACGGCGACGAGGTCATCGGCGCGCTGTTCCTGGCGAACAAGAACAAGAGCAAGAACAGCGCCAAACCGGACGGCAGGTGCGGCTTCACCGAGGACGACGAGGAACTCCTCACCATCCTCGCCCAGCACGCCGCGATCGCCCTGACCAACGCCCGCCTCTACGAGCGCAGCCGCGAACTCACCATCGCCGAGGAGCGCTCCCGGCTCGCCCATGAACTCCACGACGCGGTCAGCCAGAAGCTGTTCTCCCTGCGCCTCACCGCACAGGCCGCCGCCACCCTCGTCGACCGCGACCCGGCGCGCGCCAAGGGCGAACTCCAGCAGGTGGCCGCGCTCGCCGCGGAGGCCGCCGACGAACTGCGCGCCGCCGTGGTCGAGTTGCGCCCCACCGCCCTCGACGAGGACGGCCTCGTCGCCACCCTGCGCAGCCACATCCAGGTCCTCGACCGCGCCCACTCCGCGCGCGTCACCTTCTCCAGCCGCGGAGTGCGGGCGCTGCCCGCCGCCCAGGAGGAGGCCATGCTGCGCGTCGCCCAGGAGGCCCTGCACAACGCGCTGCGGCACTCCGGGGCCGCCCGCGTCGACGTCACCCTGGAGAAGCGCGGGCCGGGCGCCGTTCTGCGCATAACCGACGACGGCAGCGGATTCGAACCCACCGCGATACGCAGCGCGGGCCGCCACCTCGGACTCGTGTCGATGCGCGACCGAGCGAGCGGAGTCGGCGGCACACTCACCGTGGAATCGGCGCCCGGAAAGGGCACCACGATCGAGATGGAGGTCCCTGGTGGCTGA
- a CDS encoding response regulator transcription factor, with protein MADAIKVLLVDDHQVVRRGLRTFLEVQDDIEVVGEASDGAEGIARAEELKPDVVLMDVKMPGMDGIEALRKLRELANPARVLIVTSFTEQRTVVPALRAGAAGYVYKDVDPDALAGAIRSVHAGHILLQPEVAGALLSQEEANSGQGRGGSLTEREREVLTLIADGRSNREIARALVLSEKTVKTHVSNILMKLDLADRTQAALWAVRHGVAG; from the coding sequence GTGGCTGACGCAATCAAGGTGCTGCTCGTCGACGACCACCAAGTGGTCCGCCGGGGTCTGCGCACCTTCCTCGAAGTACAGGACGACATCGAGGTCGTGGGAGAGGCGTCCGACGGCGCCGAAGGGATCGCCCGCGCCGAGGAGTTGAAGCCCGACGTCGTCCTCATGGACGTCAAGATGCCGGGCATGGACGGTATCGAGGCGCTGCGCAAGCTCCGCGAACTCGCCAACCCCGCGCGCGTGCTGATCGTCACCAGCTTCACCGAGCAGCGCACGGTCGTCCCCGCCCTGCGCGCGGGCGCCGCCGGATATGTGTACAAGGACGTGGACCCCGACGCCCTCGCCGGCGCCATCCGCTCCGTGCACGCCGGACACATCCTGCTGCAGCCCGAGGTCGCGGGCGCGCTGCTGTCCCAGGAGGAGGCCAACTCGGGCCAGGGGAGAGGCGGTTCACTCACCGAGCGGGAGCGCGAGGTGCTCACCCTGATCGCGGACGGCCGCTCCAACCGCGAGATCGCCCGCGCGCTCGTCCTCTCCGAGAAGACCGTCAAGACGCATGTCTCGAACATCCTGATGAAACTCGACCTCGCGGACCGGACCCAGGCCGCGCTCTGGGCCGTACGACATGGGGTGGCAGGCTGA
- a CDS encoding chaplin, translating into MKNLKKATAVAMVAGGLVAAGAGMASATDGSWAGGSAEGSPGVASGNLIQAPVHVPVNAVGNSVNVIGVLNPAFGNLGINR; encoded by the coding sequence GTGAAGAACCTGAAGAAGGCCACTGCTGTCGCGATGGTGGCCGGTGGCCTGGTTGCCGCCGGTGCGGGCATGGCCTCCGCGACGGACGGCTCGTGGGCGGGCGGCAGTGCTGAGGGCTCCCCGGGCGTCGCCTCGGGCAACCTCATCCAGGCCCCGGTTCACGTGCCCGTGAACGCGGTCGGCAACAGCGTGAACGTCATCGGCGTTCTGAACCCGGCCTTCGGCAACCTCGGCATCAACCGCTGA